One window of Nocardia sp. NBC_00508 genomic DNA carries:
- a CDS encoding ATP-binding protein — MTSEQTAERRSRLVCDPAELRTLFLFEKLTDEQLDWLCADGRIETIEPGLVFREGAPATCFYVLMDGEVVLTKQSGGAEIELVRTDHHGAYAGAWMSYIGDKVEQTYNSSMSVTRPSRFYVLDADVFARMMHEWFPMAVHLLEGVFFGSRNTNARISERERLLALGSLSAGLTHELNNPAAAAVRATAGLRERVAGMRHKLAMMADGKFDPESLGALVRLQEEAAAHVAKAPELTPMEAADREDALGEWLEDHGISDGWNLAPNFVQAGFDADWLERVAATLDGAPEKVFQGAIRWLNYTIETELMMSEIADSTTRISSLVDAAKQYSQMDRAPFQVVDIHELLDSTLVMLSRKIGDGVRVVKEYDRALPPVPCYAAELNQVWTNLIDNAVYAMDGNGTLTIRTRRENECAVVEIGDTGPGIPPEARNRIFEPFFTTKPMGEGTGLGLDISFRIVVNKHGGDIRVDSEPGDTRFTVWLPLHRPEQNQIDTESNAEGQS, encoded by the coding sequence ATGACTTCGGAACAGACCGCGGAACGTCGCAGCAGGCTGGTGTGCGATCCCGCCGAGCTGCGCACCCTGTTCCTGTTCGAGAAGCTGACCGACGAGCAGCTGGATTGGCTGTGCGCCGACGGCCGGATCGAGACAATCGAACCCGGGCTGGTCTTTCGCGAAGGCGCACCGGCCACCTGCTTCTACGTGTTGATGGACGGCGAGGTGGTGCTCACCAAGCAGTCCGGCGGCGCGGAGATCGAGCTGGTTCGCACCGACCATCACGGCGCCTACGCGGGCGCCTGGATGTCCTATATCGGCGACAAGGTCGAGCAGACGTACAACAGCTCGATGTCCGTCACCAGGCCGTCCCGGTTCTACGTGCTCGACGCGGACGTCTTCGCCCGGATGATGCACGAGTGGTTCCCGATGGCGGTGCACCTGCTGGAGGGCGTGTTCTTCGGCAGCCGCAACACCAACGCGCGCATCAGTGAGCGCGAACGCCTGCTCGCGCTGGGCTCGTTGTCGGCGGGTCTCACCCACGAGCTGAACAATCCGGCCGCCGCCGCGGTGCGCGCCACCGCCGGCCTGCGCGAGCGGGTCGCGGGCATGCGGCACAAACTCGCGATGATGGCGGACGGCAAGTTCGATCCGGAGTCCCTCGGCGCTCTGGTGCGGCTGCAGGAGGAGGCGGCCGCGCACGTCGCCAAGGCGCCCGAACTCACGCCGATGGAGGCCGCCGACCGCGAGGACGCGCTCGGCGAATGGCTGGAAGACCACGGGATCAGCGACGGCTGGAACCTGGCGCCGAATTTCGTCCAGGCCGGTTTCGACGCGGACTGGCTGGAGCGGGTCGCGGCCACCTTGGATGGCGCGCCGGAGAAGGTGTTCCAAGGCGCCATCCGGTGGCTGAACTACACCATCGAGACCGAGCTGATGATGAGCGAGATCGCCGACTCGACGACGCGCATCTCCTCGCTGGTCGACGCCGCCAAGCAGTACTCGCAGATGGACCGGGCGCCGTTCCAGGTGGTCGACATCCACGAATTGCTGGACAGCACGCTGGTGATGCTCAGCCGCAAGATCGGTGACGGGGTGCGCGTAGTGAAGGAGTACGACCGGGCCCTCCCGCCCGTGCCCTGCTACGCCGCCGAACTGAACCAGGTGTGGACCAACCTGATCGACAACGCGGTGTACGCGATGGACGGCAACGGCACGTTGACCATCCGTACCAGGCGCGAAAACGAATGCGCGGTCGTGGAGATCGGCGACACGGGCCCTGGTATCCCGCCGGAGGCCCGCAACCGGATCTTCGAACCGTTCTTCACCACCAAGCCGATGGGCGAGGGCACCGGACTCGGGCTGGACATCTCGTTCCGGATCGTGGTGAACAAGCACGGCGGCGACATCCGGGTCGACTCCGAGCCGGGCGACACCAGGTTCACCGTCTGGCTGCCGCTGCACCGTCCCGAGCAGAATCAGATCGACACCGAATCGAACGCGGAGGGGCAGTCATGA
- a CDS encoding AAA family ATPase — MPKHDIVTYGGDARQNGTVAELALTARLNPSAADARRGVVRLHPEALTALGLREWDGIMLVGSRRTAAVVGVARLGTPAGVALLDDVTLSNAGLRENATVVVSPATVYGARQISVSGSVHATRTIPAATLRQALLGKVVTVGDAVSLLPRDLGPDISSAAATQALSRTFGIAWTTELLTVTATDPRGPVSVQPNTAVVWGAGAVAARAAADLASAGTPIPVGEASRGATEAAAFCTAAGTDGAAAGRTAATRDRTPRISIEDLPGMRGQAAKLGEWLSLALDEPELLRTLGAKPHLGVLITGPAGVGKATLARAVTARRRVVELDGPTIGAAESGARLREVAQAVADIGSGQGGILLVSDIDALLPADAEPVATLILDQLRAAIAEPGVALLATTAHPAGIDQRLRSPDLCDRELALPLPTAAVRKALLEQLLRRVPTEDLKLDEIAARTPGFVVSDLAALCREAALRAASRAREQGEPQLTQSDLIGALEVIRPLSRSGMDELAIGSLSLDDVGDMAETKQALTEAVLWPLRHPDSFARLGIDPPRGVLLYGPPGCGKTFLVRALASSGQLSVHAVKGAELLDRWVGSSERAVRELFQRARDSAPSLIFLDEVDALAARRGRSADAGVGDRVVAALLTELDGVEPLRDVVVLAATNRPELIDSALLRPGRLERLVFVPPPDAAARREILRTASRAVPLAEDVNLDALAGELDGYSAADCAALLREAALAAMRRDLDAADVTAADVEAAAAVVRPSLDPLQIDALRRYAHDRGHTAGSEGRYL; from the coding sequence ATGCCGAAACACGACATAGTGACCTACGGCGGGGATGCGCGGCAGAATGGCACAGTGGCAGAACTGGCACTCACCGCCCGGCTGAATCCCTCCGCCGCCGACGCCCGGCGCGGGGTGGTCCGTTTGCATCCCGAGGCGCTCACCGCGCTCGGACTGCGGGAATGGGACGGGATCATGCTGGTGGGGTCGCGGCGTACGGCAGCAGTGGTCGGTGTCGCACGCCTGGGCACGCCCGCCGGTGTCGCCTTGCTCGACGACGTCACGCTCTCCAACGCCGGGCTGCGCGAGAACGCGACGGTGGTGGTCTCTCCCGCGACGGTGTACGGCGCGAGGCAGATCTCGGTGAGCGGCTCGGTCCACGCCACCCGCACGATTCCGGCCGCGACCCTGCGGCAGGCACTGCTCGGCAAAGTGGTGACGGTGGGCGACGCGGTCTCGCTGCTGCCGCGCGACCTCGGCCCCGACATCAGCTCGGCCGCGGCCACCCAGGCGCTCTCGCGCACTTTCGGCATCGCGTGGACCACCGAGTTGCTCACCGTGACCGCCACCGATCCGCGCGGCCCGGTGAGCGTGCAGCCGAATACCGCGGTGGTCTGGGGTGCGGGAGCCGTCGCCGCGCGCGCCGCCGCCGATCTGGCCTCGGCCGGAACACCCATCCCGGTCGGTGAGGCCTCGCGCGGCGCCACCGAGGCCGCCGCGTTCTGCACGGCGGCGGGCACGGATGGTGCGGCGGCGGGACGGACCGCGGCGACCAGGGATCGCACACCGCGCATCTCGATCGAGGATCTGCCCGGCATGCGCGGCCAAGCCGCGAAACTGGGCGAATGGCTCAGCCTGGCGCTGGACGAGCCCGAGCTGCTGCGCACACTCGGCGCGAAACCGCATCTCGGCGTGCTGATCACCGGTCCCGCCGGCGTGGGCAAAGCGACGCTGGCTCGCGCGGTCACGGCGCGGCGGCGCGTCGTGGAACTGGACGGTCCCACCATCGGCGCGGCCGAGAGCGGTGCGCGGCTGCGCGAGGTCGCCCAGGCGGTGGCCGACATCGGCTCCGGCCAAGGCGGCATCCTGCTCGTCTCCGATATCGACGCTTTGCTGCCCGCGGATGCCGAACCGGTCGCCACGCTCATCCTCGACCAGCTGCGGGCTGCCATCGCCGAACCGGGCGTCGCGCTCCTGGCGACCACGGCGCATCCGGCCGGGATCGACCAGCGGCTGCGGTCCCCCGACCTGTGCGACCGCGAACTCGCACTGCCCCTGCCCACCGCCGCCGTGCGCAAAGCGCTGCTGGAGCAGCTGCTGCGCCGAGTCCCGACCGAGGACCTGAAACTCGACGAGATCGCCGCGCGCACACCGGGGTTCGTGGTGTCCGATCTCGCCGCGCTGTGCCGTGAGGCGGCGCTGCGTGCGGCGTCGCGCGCCAGGGAGCAGGGCGAGCCGCAACTCACCCAGTCGGACCTGATCGGCGCACTCGAGGTGATCCGGCCGCTGTCCCGGTCGGGGATGGACGAGCTCGCGATCGGCAGCCTGAGTCTCGACGATGTCGGCGACATGGCGGAGACCAAGCAGGCGCTGACCGAGGCCGTTCTGTGGCCCCTGCGGCATCCGGACTCGTTCGCCCGTCTCGGTATCGACCCGCCACGCGGCGTGCTGCTCTACGGCCCGCCCGGCTGCGGCAAGACCTTTTTGGTACGTGCGCTGGCCAGCAGCGGGCAACTCAGTGTGCACGCGGTCAAGGGCGCCGAACTGCTGGACCGGTGGGTCGGCTCGTCCGAGCGCGCGGTGCGCGAATTGTTCCAGCGCGCACGCGATTCCGCGCCGTCGCTGATCTTCCTGGACGAGGTCGACGCGCTCGCCGCCCGCCGCGGGCGCAGCGCCGACGCGGGTGTCGGCGACCGGGTGGTCGCGGCGCTGCTCACCGAGCTGGACGGCGTGGAACCGTTGCGTGACGTGGTGGTGCTCGCCGCGACCAACCGGCCGGAGCTGATCGACTCGGCGCTGCTGCGGCCGGGCAGACTGGAACGGCTGGTCTTCGTACCGCCGCCGGACGCCGCGGCCCGGCGGGAGATCCTGCGCACCGCGAGCCGAGCGGTGCCCTTGGCCGAGGACGTAAACCTCGACGCGCTCGCGGGCGAATTGGACGGATACTCCGCCGCCGACTGCGCCGCGCTGCTGCGCGAGGCCGCGCTGGCGGCGATGCGCCGAGATCTGGACGCCGCCGACGTCACCGCGGCCGACGTCGAGGCCGCCGCCGCGGTGGTGCGCCCCTCGCTCGACCCGCTGCAGATCGATGCGCTGCGCCGGTACGCGCACGATCGCGGGCACACCGCGGGCAGCGAGGGCCGGTACCTCTGA
- a CDS encoding UBP-type zinc finger domain-containing protein codes for MSEQVEGIDPAVPPSGAGCAECEQNSGWWVHLRRCAQCGHVGCCDTSPAQHATEHAKNTGHPFIQSFEPGEDWYYNFETREMYGGGPELALPRSHPADQGVPGPRERVPADWRAHIH; via the coding sequence ATGAGCGAGCAGGTCGAGGGCATAGATCCCGCGGTACCGCCCAGCGGTGCCGGTTGCGCGGAATGCGAGCAGAACTCGGGTTGGTGGGTCCACCTGCGCCGCTGCGCCCAGTGCGGGCACGTCGGCTGCTGCGACACCTCACCCGCGCAGCACGCCACCGAGCACGCGAAGAACACCGGACACCCGTTCATCCAGAGCTTCGAGCCGGGCGAGGATTGGTACTACAACTTCGAGACCCGGGAAATGTATGGCGGTGGGCCGGAATTGGCCCTGCCGCGTAGCCATCCGGCGGATCAAGGCGTGCCAGGCCCGCGCGAGCGGGTGCCGGCGGACTGGCGGGCACACATCCACTGA
- a CDS encoding FAD-dependent oxidoreductase, with the protein MTSPAATKPAILSVDDDPGVSRAVVRDLRRRYGADYRILRAESGAQALDALREMKLRGQPVAVLIADYRMPGMDGIEFLEQAMDLHPYARRVLLTAYADTNAAIDAINVVDLDHYLLKPWDPPEEKLYPVLDGLLDAWRSSEHRPVTETKVVGNRWSPRSSQVREFLARNQLPYRWYPADEPEGTRLLEAAGADPERCPVVITSAGRALVQPSDSELAEHVGLTVNPAGEFYDLIVVGGGPAGLGAAVYGASEGLRTVLVERTATGGQAGQSSRIENYLGFPDGLSGAQLADRARRQAAKFGAEVITTREVVGLEVNGSARTVRFADGGRLCAHTVIIATGVDYRRHPAPGVDDFTGRGVYYGSAMTEASECAEHEVYIVGGANSAGQAAVFLSRNARTVHLVVRADSLERSMSHYLIQQIAQIPNIEVHTDTEVIAVDGGDHLQQIMLRDNRTGAEEKADAERLFLFIGAAPQTDWLDGVVKRDEAGYVLAGPDLLVDGVRPAGWELPRPPHHLETSVPGVFVAGDVHAESAKRVASAVGEGAMAVMLVHRYLA; encoded by the coding sequence GTGACTTCACCCGCTGCTACGAAACCGGCCATCCTGAGCGTCGATGACGATCCGGGAGTTTCCCGGGCGGTCGTGCGCGACTTGCGCCGCCGCTACGGCGCCGATTACCGGATTCTGCGCGCGGAATCGGGTGCCCAGGCACTCGATGCGCTTCGAGAAATGAAACTGCGCGGTCAGCCGGTCGCGGTATTGATCGCCGACTATCGCATGCCAGGTATGGACGGCATCGAATTCCTGGAGCAGGCAATGGACCTGCACCCGTACGCGCGCCGGGTGCTGCTGACCGCCTACGCCGACACCAATGCCGCGATCGACGCGATCAACGTCGTCGATCTGGACCACTACCTGCTGAAGCCATGGGATCCGCCGGAGGAGAAGCTCTATCCGGTGCTGGACGGTCTGCTGGACGCGTGGCGCAGCAGCGAGCACCGGCCGGTCACCGAGACCAAAGTGGTCGGCAATCGCTGGTCGCCGCGCTCATCGCAGGTGCGCGAGTTCCTGGCCCGCAACCAGCTGCCCTACCGGTGGTACCCGGCCGACGAGCCCGAGGGCACACGGCTGCTCGAGGCGGCGGGGGCCGACCCGGAGCGATGTCCGGTGGTGATCACCTCGGCGGGCCGGGCGCTGGTGCAGCCCTCCGACAGCGAGCTGGCCGAGCATGTCGGCCTCACGGTCAATCCCGCGGGCGAGTTCTACGACCTGATCGTGGTCGGCGGCGGTCCCGCCGGTCTGGGTGCGGCGGTGTACGGCGCGTCCGAGGGCCTGCGCACCGTGCTGGTGGAGCGGACCGCGACCGGAGGACAGGCCGGGCAGAGTTCGCGCATCGAGAACTACCTCGGCTTCCCGGACGGTTTGTCCGGCGCACAGCTGGCCGACCGCGCGCGGCGGCAGGCCGCGAAGTTCGGCGCCGAGGTGATCACCACCCGGGAGGTGGTCGGGCTGGAGGTGAACGGGTCCGCGCGCACCGTGCGGTTCGCCGACGGCGGCAGACTGTGCGCGCACACCGTGATCATCGCGACCGGCGTCGACTACCGCCGCCACCCGGCGCCTGGTGTGGACGACTTCACCGGGCGCGGGGTGTACTACGGCTCGGCCATGACCGAGGCGTCCGAGTGCGCCGAGCACGAGGTCTACATCGTGGGCGGCGCGAACTCGGCGGGGCAGGCCGCGGTATTCCTGTCCCGTAACGCCCGCACCGTGCACCTGGTGGTCCGGGCGGATTCACTGGAGCGGTCCATGTCGCACTATCTGATCCAGCAGATCGCGCAGATCCCGAACATCGAAGTGCACACCGACACCGAGGTGATCGCGGTCGACGGCGGCGATCACCTGCAGCAGATCATGCTGCGCGACAACAGGACCGGTGCCGAGGAGAAGGCCGACGCGGAACGGCTGTTCCTGTTCATCGGCGCCGCGCCGCAGACCGACTGGCTCGACGGCGTGGTCAAGCGCGACGAGGCGGGCTACGTGCTCGCGGGGCCGGACCTGCTCGTCGACGGTGTGCGACCCGCGGGCTGGGAACTGCCCCGCCCGCCGCACCATCTGGAAACCAGCGTGCCCGGCGTGTTCGTGGCGGGCGACGTGCACGCCGAATCCGCCAAGCGCGTCGCCTCCGCGGTCGGCGAGGGCGCGATGGCCGTCATGCTCGTGCACCGCTATCTGGCGTGA
- a CDS encoding SRPBCC family protein, whose amino-acid sequence MPNNLEAAIDISASPEQVWAVVSDLKRMPEFSPQCVRMMALGSLKAGTWTLNLNRDGKKYWPTTSRIVRYEPNQAFAFRITENRMVWSYTLEPTETGTRLIERRDVPNGTTWFSRRAINAALGGELPFEEALMRGMNETLGKIKSAVEARS is encoded by the coding sequence TTGCCGAACAATCTCGAAGCCGCCATCGACATCTCCGCGTCCCCGGAGCAGGTGTGGGCGGTGGTCTCCGACCTCAAGCGGATGCCGGAGTTCAGCCCCCAGTGCGTGCGGATGATGGCGCTCGGGTCGCTCAAGGCAGGCACCTGGACGCTCAACCTCAATCGCGACGGCAAGAAGTACTGGCCGACCACCTCCCGCATCGTGCGGTACGAGCCGAACCAGGCATTCGCCTTCCGGATCACCGAGAACCGCATGGTGTGGAGCTACACCTTGGAGCCGACCGAGACCGGAACCAGGCTGATCGAACGCCGCGACGTGCCCAACGGCACCACCTGGTTCTCCCGCAGGGCCATCAACGCGGCGCTCGGTGGCGAGCTCCCGTTCGAGGAGGCGCTGATGCGCGGCATGAACGAGACTCTCGGCAAGATCAAGTCCGCGGTCGAGGCTCGCTCCTGA